In Fusobacterium sp., one genomic interval encodes:
- a CDS encoding 30S ribosomal protein S1, translated as MSNNEYYEEFEALLNEYLPTEEKSKVRVTGVLSQVDRNFAYLDVPGQPTSVRVRSEELANYNIGDEVEVLLIGETDEGEFIIGSRKRIDMEDNWKKLEEAFENKETVTGKIVKRVKGGYMVEAMFHQGFLPNSLSEISMKDGDKVVGEDITVMIKDIKPDKDKKGKKITFSKKDITLQKEEKEFAELKVGDVVEAEVADVLDFGLSLRLKHLRGFVHISEVSWKKLDKLSEKYKKGDKVEAKIISLEPEKKNVKLSIKVLTRNPWEVAAEQYAVDNVVEGKVTKILPYGVFVEIADGVEGLVHMSDFTWNKKRVSLNEFVQLGDIVKVKIIEFQPSERKLKLGIKQLSANPWDSAAERYAIGTELKGKVLEVKPFGIFAEVEPGVDVFIHQSDFNWQGEENKKFNIGDIVEFKVIELNTEDNKIKGSIKALRKSPWEVALETYKIGETVEKEIKNIMDFGLFINLSKGIDGFIPAQMASKDFVKNLKDKFTVGQTVKAQIVEIDKEKQRIKLSIKKIEIEEERRENQELLSKYGTSGEEN; from the coding sequence CGGGAGTATTGTCTCAAGTAGATAGAAATTTTGCTTACTTAGATGTACCTGGACAACCAACAAGTGTAAGAGTGAGAAGTGAAGAACTAGCAAACTATAATATAGGAGATGAAGTAGAAGTACTTCTTATTGGAGAAACTGATGAGGGAGAATTCATAATCGGTTCTAGAAAAAGAATAGATATGGAAGATAACTGGAAAAAATTAGAAGAGGCTTTTGAAAATAAAGAAACTGTAACTGGAAAAATAGTAAAAAGAGTAAAGGGTGGATATATGGTCGAAGCTATGTTCCACCAAGGATTCCTTCCTAATTCTTTATCTGAAATTTCTATGAAAGATGGAGATAAAGTAGTTGGAGAAGATATTACAGTGATGATAAAAGATATCAAACCAGATAAAGATAAAAAAGGTAAAAAAATAACTTTCTCTAAAAAAGATATTACTCTTCAAAAAGAAGAAAAAGAATTTGCTGAATTAAAAGTAGGAGATGTAGTAGAAGCTGAGGTAGCAGATGTATTAGATTTTGGACTTTCTTTAAGATTAAAACATCTAAGAGGATTTGTTCATATTTCTGAAGTATCTTGGAAAAAACTGGATAAACTTAGTGAGAAATATAAAAAAGGAGATAAAGTAGAAGCTAAAATAATCTCTTTAGAACCTGAAAAGAAAAATGTTAAATTATCTATAAAAGTCCTTACAAGAAATCCTTGGGAAGTAGCAGCAGAGCAATATGCAGTGGATAATGTAGTAGAAGGCAAAGTGACAAAAATACTTCCATATGGAGTATTTGTAGAAATAGCTGATGGAGTAGAAGGACTTGTACATATGTCAGATTTTACATGGAATAAAAAGAGAGTAAGTTTAAATGAATTTGTTCAATTAGGTGATATTGTAAAAGTTAAAATAATTGAATTCCAACCATCTGAAAGAAAATTAAAACTTGGAATAAAGCAATTAAGTGCAAATCCTTGGGACAGTGCAGCTGAAAGATATGCAATTGGAACTGAGTTAAAAGGAAAAGTTCTTGAAGTAAAACCTTTCGGAATTTTTGCTGAAGTAGAACCAGGAGTAGATGTATTTATTCATCAGTCTGATTTTAATTGGCAAGGAGAAGAAAATAAAAAATTTAATATTGGAGATATAGTAGAATTCAAGGTTATTGAACTTAATACTGAAGATAATAAAATTAAAGGAAGCATTAAAGCTTTAAGAAAAAGTCCTTGGGAAGTAGCTCTTGAAACTTATAAAATAGGAGAAACTGTAGAAAAAGAAATAAAAAATATTATGGACTTTGGATTATTTATTAATCTAAGCAAAGGAATAGATGGATTTATTCCTGCTCAAATGGCTTCTAAAGATTTTGTAAAAAATCTTAAAGATAAATTTACAGTAGGGCAAACAGTGAAAGCTCAAATAGTTGAGATAGATAAAGAAAAACAAAGAATTAAATTATCTATTAAAAAGATAGAAATTGAAGAAGAAAGAAGAGAGAATCAAGAACTTCTTTCTAAATATGGAACTTCAGGAGAAGAAAACTAA
- a CDS encoding DUF445 domain-containing protein, producing the protein MTELNTMLIKLALIVGIGAMIGWITNYVAIKMLFRPYKEINFGLFKIQGLIPKRKHEIAISIADTVQKELISLKDVTSSLDGKELETRMGDMIDKILDEKLEGELTKKFPMLAIFMSEDILKKIKNMIKTSILENKDTIIEMFSNYLEEKVNFREIIITNVDGFSLEKLEDITYSLAKKELKHIEVVGAILGGIIGFFQFGVSLFI; encoded by the coding sequence ATGACAGAATTAAATACTATGTTAATAAAATTAGCTCTTATAGTAGGTATAGGGGCAATGATTGGATGGATAACTAACTATGTAGCTATCAAGATGCTTTTCAGACCATATAAAGAAATAAATTTTGGTTTATTTAAGATACAAGGACTTATTCCCAAAAGAAAACATGAAATTGCTATAAGTATAGCAGACACAGTGCAAAAAGAACTTATTTCTTTAAAAGATGTGACAAGCTCTTTAGATGGAAAAGAACTAGAAACAAGAATGGGAGATATGATTGATAAAATTCTTGATGAAAAATTAGAAGGGGAATTAACTAAAAAATTTCCTATGCTCGCAATATTCATGAGCGAAGATATACTTAAAAAAATTAAAAATATGATAAAAACTTCCATTCTGGAAAATAAAGATACTATTATAGAAATGTTTTCTAATTATTTAGAAGAAAAAGTAAACTTTAGAGAAATAATTATAACAAATGTAGATGGATTTTCTCTTGAGAAGCTAGAAGATATAACATATTCACTTGCTAAGAAAGAATTAAAACATATAGAAGTGGTAGGAGCCATATTAGGAGGAATAATAGGGTTTTTTCAGTTTGGAGTAAGTTTGTTTATATAA
- the ruvB gene encoding Holliday junction branch migration DNA helicase RuvB: MDRVVTTSEVENDIEIQKTLRPRCFKDYIGQVSLKEKMSISIEAAKKRGGSIDHILLYGPPGLGKTTLAGVIATEMGANLKITSGPVLERAGDLAAILTSLEENDILFIDEIHRLNNTVEEILYPAMEDKELDIIIGKGPSARSIRIELPSFTLIGATTRAGLLSSPLRDRFGVTHRMEYYSEEEITDIILRGGNILGVKIEMDGAKELASRSRGTPRIANRLLKRVRDFCEIRGNGTIDREISLKALEILGIDSAGLDDLDRDIVNAIIDNYGGGPVGIDTLSLMLGEDKRTLEEVYEPYLVKIGYLKRTNRGRMVTERAYEHFKGVKELGENEDKHKS; this comes from the coding sequence GTGGATAGAGTAGTTACAACTTCAGAAGTGGAGAATGATATAGAAATTCAAAAAACTCTCAGACCGAGATGTTTCAAAGATTACATAGGGCAGGTTTCTTTGAAGGAAAAAATGTCAATATCTATAGAAGCTGCAAAAAAAAGAGGAGGTTCTATTGATCATATTCTTTTATATGGGCCTCCAGGTTTAGGTAAGACTACTCTTGCAGGAGTTATAGCTACTGAAATGGGAGCTAATTTAAAAATAACTTCAGGACCTGTATTAGAAAGGGCTGGAGACCTCGCAGCTATACTAACTTCATTGGAAGAAAATGATATACTTTTTATAGATGAAATTCATAGACTGAATAATACTGTTGAAGAGATATTATATCCTGCTATGGAGGATAAAGAATTGGATATAATTATAGGAAAAGGACCTTCTGCACGGTCTATAAGAATAGAACTTCCAAGTTTTACTTTGATAGGAGCAACAACAAGAGCAGGACTTCTAAGTTCTCCATTGAGAGATAGATTTGGAGTAACTCATAGAATGGAATATTACAGTGAGGAAGAGATAACAGATATTATTCTTAGAGGGGGTAATATTCTGGGAGTAAAAATAGAAATGGATGGAGCAAAAGAACTTGCGAGCAGAAGCAGAGGAACTCCTAGAATAGCTAATCGTCTTTTAAAAAGAGTAAGAGATTTCTGTGAAATAAGAGGTAATGGAACAATAGACAGAGAAATTTCTTTAAAAGCATTGGAGATATTAGGAATAGATTCAGCAGGATTAGATGATTTAGATAGAGATATAGTAAATGCTATCATAGATAACTATGGTGGAGGTCCTGTTGGGATAGATACTCTTTCACTTATGTTAGGAGAAGATAAAAGAACTTTGGAAGAAGTTTATGAACCTTATCTGGTAAAAATTGGTTATTTAAAAAGAACTAACAGAGGGAGAATGGTAACTGAAAGAGCATATGAACATTTTAAAGGTGTTAAGGAGCTGGGAGAAAATGAAGATAAGCACAAAAGTTAG
- a CDS encoding Rrf2 family transcriptional regulator, which yields MKISTKVRYGLRALAYIAEKSGEGKLVRIKEIADDQNISVQYLEQILFKLKNENIIEGKRGPNGGYRLAQEPDKITLHQLYKILDEEDKVIDCNESEEHKATCSEQTCGTTCIWSKLDSAMTKILKETTLNEFIKNKDMI from the coding sequence ATGAAGATAAGCACAAAAGTTAGATATGGGCTGAGAGCATTAGCATATATAGCTGAAAAAAGTGGTGAAGGAAAATTAGTAAGAATAAAGGAAATTGCAGATGATCAGAATATTTCTGTACAATATCTGGAACAGATTCTATTTAAACTAAAAAATGAAAATATAATAGAAGGAAAAAGAGGACCTAATGGTGGTTATAGACTGGCACAAGAACCAGATAAAATAACATTACATCAGTTGTATAAAATACTTGATGAAGAGGATAAAGTTATAGACTGTAATGAAAGTGAAGAGCATAAAGCAACATGTAGTGAACAAACTTGTGGAACTACATGTATATGGAGTAAACTAGACAGTGCTATGACCAAAATTCTAAAAGAAACTACTTTAAATGAATTTATAAAAAATAAAGATATGATATAG
- a CDS encoding 16S rRNA (uracil(1498)-N(3))-methyltransferase, whose amino-acid sequence MISVIIASENVSGNRITVNEKGDINHLKNVFRIKLNEEIRAVDGEKEYFCKVVSIDKKEIILEIEKIFEDRYSHKVKIDAALGILKNDKMDLTIQKLTEIGVNKIIPLVVKRGIVKITEKKDKWDLIVRETLKQCQAVKATEIDEIKKLEEIEFEKYDLVIVPYECEEEYTLKNLLRNKEKLPKKILYIIGSEGGFDPEEIQFLKRKKAEIVTLGRRILRAETASIVVGGILINEFQ is encoded by the coding sequence GTGATAAGTGTTATAATAGCAAGTGAGAATGTTAGTGGGAATAGGATTACAGTTAATGAAAAAGGTGACATAAATCATTTGAAAAATGTTTTTAGGATAAAGTTAAATGAAGAAATAAGAGCTGTAGATGGTGAAAAAGAATACTTCTGTAAAGTTGTTTCTATAGATAAAAAAGAGATAATTCTAGAAATAGAAAAAATATTTGAAGACAGATATTCTCATAAAGTAAAGATAGACGCTGCACTAGGGATATTAAAAAATGATAAAATGGATCTTACTATTCAAAAACTCACAGAGATTGGAGTCAATAAAATAATTCCTTTAGTTGTAAAAAGAGGTATTGTTAAGATAACAGAAAAAAAAGATAAATGGGATCTTATAGTAAGGGAAACTTTAAAACAATGTCAAGCAGTTAAAGCTACTGAAATAGATGAAATAAAAAAGCTTGAAGAGATAGAGTTTGAAAAATATGATCTTGTAATTGTTCCTTATGAGTGTGAAGAGGAATACACATTGAAAAATTTATTGAGAAATAAAGAAAAACTTCCAAAAAAAATTCTGTATATAATAGGTTCAGAAGGTGGATTTGATCCAGAAGAGATACAATTTTTGAAAAGGAAAAAAGCAGAGATAGTTACTTTAGGAAGAAGGATATTGAGAGCAGAGACAGCCTCTATTGTAGTAGGAGGAATATTAATAAATGAGTTTCAATAA
- the mtaB gene encoding tRNA (N(6)-L-threonylcarbamoyladenosine(37)-C(2))-methylthiotransferase MtaB, whose protein sequence is MSFNKRVAFYTLGCKVNQYETESIKNQLLKKGYTETAFEEEAEVYIVNSCTVTSVADRKTRNMLRRAKKINPKGVVIVTGCYAQTNSKELLEMEEIDYVIGNTDKNAIVNFIEDIENRTMEKIKNHNIFLDNEYTEYEFATLREMSRAYVKIQDGCNNFCSYCKIPFARGKSRSRKKNNIIKEIEKLVEEGFKEVILIGINLGAYGEDLNEGENFESLLKTILKINKLQRVRIGSVYPDKISDEFIDMFENKKLMPHLHISLQSCDDEILKRMRRKYGSSLIEEKLLKLKEKVKNMEYTADVIVGFPGETEKMFQNSYDLIKKIKFSGIHIFQYSDRENTLASSFTDKIDAKIKKERADRLEALKTEMAEKERKKYIGKYLNVLLEERVDDYLYGYSENYLRVKIKDKEIELNSVIDIKINSLEKEMLIADE, encoded by the coding sequence ATGAGTTTCAATAAAAGAGTAGCCTTTTATACTTTAGGATGTAAAGTAAATCAATATGAAACTGAGAGTATAAAAAATCAATTACTGAAAAAAGGATATACTGAAACAGCTTTTGAAGAAGAGGCTGAAGTTTATATAGTAAATTCGTGTACTGTTACTAGTGTGGCAGACAGAAAAACAAGAAATATGTTGAGAAGAGCAAAAAAAATAAATCCAAAAGGTGTAGTAATAGTTACTGGATGTTATGCTCAAACTAACAGCAAAGAACTTCTAGAAATGGAAGAGATAGACTATGTGATTGGAAATACTGATAAAAATGCTATAGTTAACTTTATAGAAGATATAGAAAACAGAACTATGGAAAAAATAAAAAATCATAATATATTTTTAGATAATGAATATACAGAATATGAATTTGCAACACTAAGAGAAATGTCTAGAGCTTATGTTAAGATTCAAGATGGATGCAATAATTTTTGTTCTTATTGTAAAATTCCTTTTGCAAGAGGAAAAAGCAGATCAAGAAAGAAAAATAATATAATTAAAGAAATAGAAAAATTAGTAGAAGAAGGATTTAAAGAAGTTATTCTTATAGGAATAAATTTAGGAGCTTATGGTGAAGATCTTAATGAAGGAGAAAACTTTGAGTCACTTTTAAAAACTATATTAAAAATAAATAAATTACAAAGAGTAAGGATAGGATCAGTTTATCCAGATAAAATCTCTGATGAATTTATTGATATGTTTGAAAATAAAAAACTTATGCCTCATCTCCATATTTCTTTACAATCCTGTGATGATGAAATATTAAAAAGAATGAGAAGAAAATATGGAAGTTCTCTTATTGAAGAAAAACTTTTAAAATTAAAAGAAAAAGTAAAAAATATGGAATATACAGCTGATGTAATAGTGGGATTTCCAGGTGAAACTGAAAAAATGTTCCAAAATTCGTATGATCTTATAAAAAAAATAAAATTTTCAGGAATTCATATATTTCAGTATTCTGATAGAGAAAACACTCTTGCAAGCAGCTTTACAGATAAAATAGATGCAAAGATAAAAAAAGAAAGAGCAGATAGATTAGAAGCTCTTAAAACAGAGATGGCAGAAAAAGAAAGAAAAAAATATATAGGAAAATATTTAAATGTTCTTTTGGAAGAAAGAGTAGATGATTATCTATATGGTTATAGTGAAAATTATCTTAGAGTTAAAATTAAGGATAAAGAAATAGAGCTCAACAGTGTTATTGATATAAAAATAAATTCTTTAGAAAAGGAGATGTTGATAGCTGATGAATAA
- a CDS encoding LytR C-terminal domain-containing protein encodes MNKGLGKLKLIIFVIGIIVALTVFLFINMNDGNRDLDKNSRYLIIGKSNLIAVYEDKLAVKIPYEISISKDETVEELVKNKNKEEIMATINKILPEKVDNYKVIKFGDIKLNVKNAKNIPEINIADKRYILTSSLYSMFDSLYTDSNRANEVNENIIVDILNANGRAGYARKTGETLKKNLSMKYNAANYETFLEESYVIMNDISKEKTQEILMQLDEKYFKIKDVPSIPTLANIVVVLGKEQNVDFNLEVIGTTDTADEMGKELKKLGYKNIKNIKSDSKVESSVIEYNSEDYFIAYKIAQKLDIKDMIEKDSLKNKIMIFAK; translated from the coding sequence ATGAATAAAGGATTAGGGAAATTAAAACTGATAATATTTGTAATAGGAATAATAGTAGCATTAACAGTTTTTTTGTTTATAAATATGAATGATGGAAATAGAGATCTGGATAAAAACAGCAGGTACCTTATAATAGGAAAAAGCAATCTTATAGCTGTTTATGAAGATAAGCTTGCAGTGAAAATACCTTACGAAATAAGCATAAGTAAAGATGAAACAGTTGAGGAACTTGTAAAAAATAAAAATAAAGAAGAAATAATGGCAACAATAAATAAAATTCTTCCTGAAAAAGTTGATAACTATAAAGTTATAAAATTTGGGGATATAAAATTAAATGTAAAGAATGCTAAAAATATACCTGAGATAAATATTGCAGACAAAAGATATATACTTACTTCAAGCTTATATTCTATGTTTGATTCTTTATATACAGATTCTAACAGAGCTAATGAAGTGAATGAAAATATAATAGTGGATATATTAAACGCAAATGGAAGAGCAGGATATGCAAGAAAAACGGGAGAGACTTTAAAGAAAAATCTTTCTATGAAATATAATGCTGCTAACTATGAGACATTTCTTGAAGAAAGTTATGTAATAATGAATGATATTTCCAAAGAAAAAACACAGGAAATTTTAATGCAATTAGATGAAAAATATTTTAAAATTAAAGATGTTCCTTCTATCCCAACACTAGCTAATATAGTTGTTGTTTTGGGAAAAGAACAAAATGTAGATTTTAATTTAGAAGTGATTGGAACTACTGATACAGCAGATGAAATGGGAAAAGAACTTAAAAAACTGGGGTATAAGAATATTAAAAATATTAAAAGTGATTCAAAAGTTGAAAGTTCAGTAATAGAATATAACTCTGAAGATTATTTTATTGCATATAAAATAGCTCAAAAGCTTGATATAAAAGATATGATAGAAAAAGATAGTCTAAAGAATAAAATAATGATATTTGCTAAATAG
- the mrdA gene encoding penicillin-binding protein 2 has product MKNGKIQIKLGSDNSKRDIVFKVFILLVFLGLGTRMMYLQLVRGERYAYLSEKNRFKLKKIESPRGKIYDREGRLVVTNGAGYRLVYLKERNSDPEIVREISEVTGYDEEFIKRRIRNGEIFPYTRENVLVESLDEETAHKLMEKIVDYPYLQVQTYSKRRYLYDSVASHSIGYVKKISEKEYEKLKDEGYSPRDIVGKDGIERAYDQNLQGEDGYEYIEVNAFNKVQRRVAEEKDPIPGKDLYMTLNMELQEYMEEQFKEDERVGAFIAMDPKTGEIITMVSYPTYSLNMFSSQILNEDWQKIITDPGRPLTNKTIAGEYPPGSVFKVVSAMAFLDNGIDPKEKYLDKNGYYEIGKWRWRAWKAGGHGNVDMKKSIVESANPYYYRLSDQIGHKAIVDTAHLFGLNERTGIDIPGEKRGLLPDAEWKKKAMGSGWYKGDTILLSIGQGYLTVTPLQIAVLYASIANKGYVYSPHLVKELVDFSGKNVTPITGEKHQITKFPEKYYNELNEALIATVAQDNGTTKILRTPGMKVAAKSGSAQNPHSKTTHAWVAGYFPADNPEIAFSVILEGAGGGGAMGGAMARKFIDKYLEIKNREK; this is encoded by the coding sequence ATGAAAAATGGAAAAATTCAAATAAAATTAGGGTCAGATAACAGTAAAAGAGATATAGTATTTAAAGTTTTTATTTTGCTTGTATTTTTAGGACTTGGAACAAGAATGATGTATCTTCAGCTTGTAAGAGGAGAGAGATATGCATATCTTTCTGAAAAAAATAGATTTAAATTAAAGAAGATAGAATCACCAAGAGGAAAAATCTATGATAGAGAAGGAAGATTGGTAGTAACAAATGGTGCAGGCTATAGACTTGTGTATTTAAAGGAGAGAAACAGTGACCCTGAGATTGTGAGAGAAATTAGTGAAGTAACTGGTTATGATGAAGAGTTTATAAAAAGAAGAATAAGAAATGGAGAAATATTTCCATATACCAGAGAAAATGTACTTGTAGAGAGTTTGGATGAAGAAACTGCTCATAAATTGATGGAAAAGATAGTAGATTATCCTTATCTGCAAGTTCAAACTTATTCCAAAAGACGATATCTTTATGATTCAGTAGCTTCACATAGTATAGGTTATGTAAAAAAAATATCTGAAAAAGAGTATGAAAAACTAAAGGATGAAGGATATTCTCCGAGGGACATAGTTGGTAAAGATGGGATAGAAAGAGCATATGATCAAAACCTTCAAGGTGAAGATGGGTATGAATATATAGAGGTAAATGCTTTTAATAAAGTTCAAAGAAGAGTAGCAGAAGAAAAAGACCCAATACCTGGAAAAGATCTTTATATGACATTAAATATGGAACTTCAAGAATATATGGAAGAACAATTTAAAGAGGATGAAAGAGTAGGAGCATTTATTGCCATGGATCCTAAAACTGGTGAAATAATAACTATGGTAAGTTATCCTACATACTCTTTGAATATGTTTAGTTCTCAAATTTTGAATGAGGATTGGCAAAAGATAATAACTGATCCAGGGAGACCACTGACTAATAAAACAATAGCAGGAGAATATCCTCCAGGATCAGTATTTAAAGTAGTGTCAGCAATGGCATTTCTTGATAATGGAATTGATCCTAAAGAAAAATATCTAGATAAAAATGGATATTATGAAATAGGAAAATGGAGATGGAGAGCTTGGAAAGCAGGAGGACATGGAAATGTAGATATGAAAAAATCTATTGTTGAATCAGCTAATCCATATTACTATAGACTATCTGACCAAATAGGCCATAAAGCAATAGTAGATACAGCTCATTTATTTGGACTTAATGAAAGAACAGGAATAGATATTCCTGGAGAAAAAAGAGGATTACTTCCAGATGCTGAATGGAAAAAAAAGGCAATGGGAAGTGGATGGTACAAAGGAGACACAATACTTTTATCAATTGGGCAGGGGTATCTTACAGTAACTCCTCTACAGATAGCTGTTCTTTATGCTTCAATTGCAAATAAAGGATATGTGTATTCTCCTCATTTAGTAAAAGAATTAGTAGATTTTAGCGGAAAGAATGTGACTCCAATAACAGGAGAAAAACATCAGATAACAAAATTTCCTGAAAAATATTATAATGAATTAAATGAAGCTTTGATAGCAACAGTTGCACAGGATAATGGAACAACTAAAATACTAAGAACTCCTGGAATGAAAGTTGCAGCAAAAAGTGGTTCTGCTCAGAACCCTCATTCTAAAACTACACATGCATGGGTAGCAGGATATTTTCCTGCTGATAATCCTGAGATAGCTTTTTCAGTTATATTGGAAGGAGCTGGAGGAGGAGGAGCTATGGGTGGAGCAATGGCGAGAAAATTTATAGATAAATATTTAGAGATAAAAAATAGGGAAAAGTAA